From Halodesulfovibrio aestuarii DSM 17919 = ATCC 29578, the proteins below share one genomic window:
- the rd gene encoding rubredoxin — MKKYECPCGYIYDPELGDIENNIPPETSFEDLPEDWVCPLCGAEKEFFEPVE, encoded by the coding sequence ATGAAAAAGTATGAATGTCCGTGTGGATATATCTATGACCCGGAGCTTGGTGATATTGAAAATAATATTCCACCAGAGACATCTTTCGAAGATTTGCCGGAAGACTGGGTTTGCCCACTTTGCGGAGCAGAAAAAGAATTTTTTGAACCAGTCGAGTAG
- a CDS encoding arylesterase: protein MKHSRLMRCSRIYAGVLVLLFFVVCSWGNCAQHSSQLVAVAVQENASPLHVRQAAYTPRSRIQFAHPGTELAHLTPEAQGFVPPPGKIFFISAFGDSLISGYGLDNAMDAFPVVLQDSLRELGYSVVVDNDGIAGNTTAQGRVRLSKILLTKPDIIIMELGANDMLQRRNVVRMKSDLAAMIREIQDMDIRLLLTGMYSLPHFGKKYAEMFDAVFPDLAAKYNVSFYPFFLEGVALDHSLNQKDGHHPNGAGVRVLVHNILPYVVKQIKLICTENACKFGG from the coding sequence ATGAAACATAGTCGGCTGATGCGGTGCAGTCGCATCTATGCAGGTGTGCTGGTTCTGTTGTTTTTTGTTGTGTGTAGTTGGGGAAACTGTGCTCAGCATTCATCACAGCTTGTTGCCGTCGCGGTTCAAGAAAACGCCTCTCCGCTTCATGTACGACAAGCAGCATATACGCCTCGTTCAAGAATACAGTTTGCGCATCCGGGAACAGAGCTTGCGCACTTGACTCCTGAAGCACAAGGTTTCGTGCCGCCCCCCGGAAAAATCTTTTTTATTTCAGCCTTTGGTGACAGCCTCATTTCCGGTTACGGACTTGATAATGCAATGGACGCATTTCCTGTGGTTTTGCAAGACTCTCTGCGGGAACTGGGGTATTCTGTTGTAGTGGATAATGACGGCATTGCCGGAAATACAACAGCACAAGGGCGTGTTCGTCTGTCTAAGATTCTGCTGACCAAGCCGGATATCATTATTATGGAGCTGGGTGCGAATGATATGTTGCAGCGCCGTAATGTGGTGCGAATGAAGAGTGACCTTGCAGCAATGATCCGTGAGATTCAGGACATGGACATTCGTTTATTACTGACTGGTATGTATTCGCTTCCGCATTTCGGCAAAAAATATGCTGAGATGTTTGATGCGGTTTTTCCTGACCTTGCTGCAAAATATAATGTGTCCTTTTATCCCTTTTTTCTTGAGGGTGTTGCACTTGATCATTCATTAAATCAGAAGGATGGACATCATCCCAATGGCGCCGGTGTACGAGTGCTTGTGCACAATATTCTTCCTTATGTAGTAAAGCAGATTAAATTAATATGCACAGAAAATGCCTGTAAGTTCGGTGGATAA
- the murI gene encoding glutamate racemase: protein MISLPIGLFDSGVGGLTVLKALRSTLPCEEILYLGDTARLPYGTKSQETIVRYAVQAAGKLVERGVKMLVIACNTASSVAIEPLQKAFPDIPVLGVVKPGAAASCAVTENGSVVVLATESTIRGNAYQREIYALRPDIQVTGVPCPLFVPLAEEGWTDGELVEGIVARYLNPFFASPLDSAQKKAPDTIVLGCTHFPLLASSIRNVVGDSVHIVDSAETTAQEVKKMLSVRGLLRKEASCGRTHFLTTDDISRFARTGSWFLGLPIEVNDVELVDL, encoded by the coding sequence ATGATTTCTCTTCCTATTGGACTGTTTGATTCCGGTGTTGGCGGGCTGACTGTGCTTAAAGCATTGCGTTCAACTTTGCCGTGCGAAGAAATATTGTATCTTGGTGATACTGCGCGGTTACCCTACGGAACTAAGAGTCAGGAAACTATTGTCCGCTATGCAGTGCAGGCTGCAGGAAAGTTAGTGGAACGTGGTGTTAAGATGCTTGTTATTGCGTGTAATACAGCGAGTTCCGTGGCTATTGAGCCTTTGCAAAAGGCGTTTCCAGATATTCCAGTGCTTGGAGTTGTGAAACCCGGTGCTGCTGCAAGTTGTGCAGTAACTGAGAATGGCAGTGTTGTTGTGCTCGCCACAGAATCAACTATTCGTGGCAATGCTTATCAACGTGAAATTTATGCATTGCGCCCTGATATTCAAGTAACAGGGGTGCCGTGTCCGCTTTTTGTTCCGCTTGCAGAAGAAGGCTGGACAGATGGCGAACTTGTTGAAGGTATTGTCGCACGTTACCTGAACCCATTTTTTGCTTCCCCCCTTGACTCTGCACAGAAAAAAGCACCGGACACAATCGTCCTTGGTTGTACTCATTTCCCTTTGCTTGCGTCATCTATCCGCAATGTGGTTGGAGACTCCGTCCATATTGTTGATTCTGCTGAAACTACAGCACAGGAAGTAAAAAAAATGCTGTCAGTTCGCGGGTTGCTTCGTAAAGAAGCGTCTTGTGGTAGAACTCATTTTCTTACTACAGATGATATCTCACGTTTTGCAAGAACCGGCAGCTGGTTCCTTGGATTACCTATTGAAGTCAATGACGTAGAATTGGTTGATCTGTAA
- a CDS encoding DUF342 domain-containing protein, with translation MMQHNKPSLAEEESIFSRYIELSGNPMMPVTPGSCIGRALRLSHFFLTSEVGDEKEQDQLHNYSIDTATDKIYATTLGVLHIHNNKIVVRPILYPANDGMTVYGDIYHKDFSGNSLLLSHYAAALWHLNVNAPIDTARFNAAIRKAESQNTPVRMVPICKGRPAIHEEPPVIIPLLPQRRRHTVEKSSTTVDFKDQGFFAEVPANTPVAVKIPSAEPSNGFDVYGNALPVMEQPTPVGENKTTTLNIGKNLYGILQQSGHTIYYSSCKGLMSIRDDTLSITDVLRIDGDVNIKTGNIIVEQGSVHITGSITPGFTVKAPQHVIVDASVDQGTISCGGDVFISGAIIMNKLNTILSKGSVYANHMHNAEVIAAHSIVTSGSIVNSKLTAGNAIRTCTEKGTVLGSTLVAGSEINIAGAGGENGSPPILIIRNNEGTQNTLRRITSEAEMVLSQSISKLDDWIKKSQEKKLTGSMCQHADTLLKKAKRIRKNISNRVTPCIAHPLHRVIIRGTVAEGTQVTMHRQTLTIKHPLPKLSMELENHHRAVRSQTTGTGTASTVALSHYASTGRGEMFPAQAETEG, from the coding sequence ATGATGCAACACAACAAACCCTCTTTAGCTGAAGAAGAATCCATCTTCTCGCGATATATAGAACTTTCCGGAAATCCCATGATGCCTGTAACTCCAGGATCCTGCATAGGCAGAGCGTTGCGCTTAAGCCACTTTTTCCTCACCTCGGAAGTCGGAGACGAGAAAGAACAAGATCAGTTGCACAACTATTCCATTGATACTGCCACAGACAAAATTTATGCAACAACGCTGGGCGTACTGCATATCCATAATAACAAGATTGTTGTACGCCCCATCCTATATCCTGCAAATGATGGTATGACCGTTTATGGTGACATCTACCATAAAGACTTTTCCGGAAACTCACTTTTGCTCAGCCACTATGCAGCAGCCCTCTGGCATCTGAACGTAAATGCCCCCATAGACACAGCACGCTTCAACGCTGCAATCCGTAAAGCAGAATCGCAAAACACCCCTGTGCGTATGGTTCCAATTTGTAAGGGAAGACCTGCCATACATGAAGAGCCTCCCGTCATTATCCCGTTGTTACCGCAACGGAGACGACACACTGTAGAAAAATCATCAACAACCGTTGATTTTAAGGATCAGGGTTTTTTTGCGGAAGTTCCTGCTAACACACCAGTTGCCGTTAAAATACCATCCGCTGAACCATCTAACGGATTTGACGTATATGGAAATGCTCTTCCTGTAATGGAGCAGCCAACCCCAGTTGGAGAAAACAAAACGACGACTTTGAATATCGGAAAAAATCTATACGGAATCCTCCAACAGAGCGGGCACACAATTTATTACTCATCGTGCAAAGGATTGATGAGTATCCGTGATGACACCTTATCGATCACAGATGTGCTGCGCATTGATGGAGATGTAAACATAAAAACAGGCAATATTATTGTGGAACAAGGCTCGGTACATATTACCGGATCGATTACTCCGGGTTTCACAGTCAAAGCCCCACAGCACGTTATTGTAGATGCCAGCGTGGATCAGGGTACTATTTCCTGCGGTGGAGATGTGTTTATTTCCGGCGCCATTATCATGAATAAACTAAATACGATACTATCTAAAGGCTCAGTCTACGCAAACCATATGCATAATGCAGAAGTTATCGCGGCACACAGCATTGTAACCTCCGGATCTATTGTGAATTCAAAACTCACAGCAGGAAATGCTATCCGCACCTGTACAGAAAAAGGCACAGTACTGGGCAGCACGTTAGTAGCAGGAAGCGAAATCAACATTGCCGGAGCCGGCGGCGAAAACGGTAGCCCACCTATACTCATTATTAGGAATAATGAAGGCACCCAGAATACATTACGCAGAATAACGTCAGAAGCTGAAATGGTCTTATCACAATCAATTTCAAAGCTTGATGACTGGATCAAAAAAAGTCAGGAAAAAAAACTCACAGGATCAATGTGCCAACATGCAGACACGTTACTTAAGAAAGCCAAGCGGATTCGAAAAAACATCTCCAACAGAGTCACACCGTGCATTGCGCATCCACTTCACCGCGTAATTATCCGCGGTACTGTAGCAGAAGGTACACAGGTTACCATGCACAGACAAACACTGACTATCAAACACCCGTTACCCAAATTATCTATGGAGTTAGAAAACCATCATCGAGCTGTCAGATCACAAACTACGGGCACAGGTACCGCTTCCACAGTCGCTTTAAGCCACTATGCATCAACCGGACGGGGTGAAATGTTTCCGGCGCAAGCTGAAACGGAAGGATAA
- a CDS encoding DUF362 domain-containing protein translates to MTKPEQKISGGLIPVALTHCVEYEYKAVHKAVRDCLQAIHFAPSTGAKVLVKPNLLKADSNGLCCTNPIVVEAVCENLLDYGCSVVVGDSPAFGSAVSVARSIGLLEGLERLNVPLVTLDSPKCVRFESGTSIGISRIALECDMLLNVPRMKAHTQMRATFAVKNLFGCVSGVRKAIAHSTHGDKANAFRELLVDVALALPESVSVVDGITCMHKTGPSDGEPYSLGLIGAAGDPVSLDTALYSVLDCSVDEIPLWGELQRKNVPGAFEKQLEYVLATPQEFDGNGFILPFQLAPETFHPVRLMHSGLKRLWKRYLCP, encoded by the coding sequence TTGACGAAACCTGAGCAGAAAATTTCTGGCGGATTGATCCCTGTGGCGCTGACGCATTGTGTTGAGTATGAGTACAAGGCTGTGCATAAGGCGGTAAGGGATTGTTTGCAGGCCATTCATTTTGCACCTTCAACAGGGGCAAAAGTATTAGTGAAACCTAATTTGCTGAAGGCTGATAGCAATGGGCTTTGTTGTACAAACCCTATTGTTGTGGAAGCTGTGTGCGAGAACCTTTTGGACTATGGCTGCTCTGTTGTTGTAGGCGATTCTCCTGCATTCGGTTCAGCTGTTTCTGTTGCACGGAGTATCGGACTGCTGGAAGGACTTGAGCGCCTAAATGTTCCGCTTGTCACTCTGGATTCTCCGAAATGTGTGAGATTTGAAAGTGGTACATCTATCGGCATATCACGCATTGCTCTGGAGTGCGATATGCTGCTGAATGTTCCACGAATGAAAGCGCATACGCAGATGCGGGCTACTTTTGCTGTTAAAAATTTGTTTGGGTGTGTGAGTGGGGTTCGAAAAGCTATTGCGCATTCTACACATGGTGATAAAGCAAACGCCTTCAGGGAGTTGTTGGTAGATGTAGCGTTAGCGTTACCTGAATCCGTAAGCGTAGTGGACGGCATTACCTGTATGCATAAGACAGGGCCGAGCGACGGTGAGCCATATTCCTTAGGACTTATAGGCGCAGCTGGTGACCCCGTATCGCTTGATACAGCTTTGTACTCAGTGCTGGACTGTAGCGTTGATGAAATACCACTGTGGGGTGAGTTGCAACGAAAAAATGTGCCCGGGGCTTTCGAGAAGCAACTTGAGTACGTTCTGGCTACTCCACAAGAGTTTGATGGGAACGGTTTTATCCTTCCGTTTCAGCTTGCGCCGGAAACATTTCACCCCGTCCGGTTGATGCATAGTGGCTTAAAGCGACTGTGGAAGCGGTACCTGTGCCCGTAG
- a CDS encoding DUF4198 domain-containing protein → MKKSIILMCLALLLATTSLAFGHEFIFVPQQWQSYHAGQQLPFSLASSHAFMHSEELEAKETVEASYDGNNITLFPNKPYFTWDGSVKLKGGQAAVLSAHRKGVVWSKTTKGWQEGDRSTLKGVMLSTKYEKFAKCILPVDGETANFDRKLGDLLEIVPVDNPLTARVGDDIRVKFLFKGKTVAPEHVFATYNGFTDVENAYAYTTEPYGDGMAKIHISHPGLWMIRVQHVINEKSDNYESHAIRATLTFPVAK, encoded by the coding sequence ATGAAAAAAAGTATTATTCTGATGTGCCTTGCTTTACTGCTTGCAACAACTTCTCTCGCATTTGGTCATGAATTCATATTCGTCCCGCAACAATGGCAATCCTACCATGCAGGGCAACAACTTCCTTTCAGTCTCGCTTCCTCACATGCTTTTATGCACAGTGAGGAACTGGAAGCAAAAGAAACCGTTGAAGCTTCCTATGACGGAAACAACATAACTCTTTTCCCTAACAAACCATATTTCACATGGGACGGCAGTGTAAAACTCAAAGGTGGACAAGCTGCAGTTCTCTCGGCACACCGCAAAGGTGTCGTATGGAGCAAAACAACAAAAGGGTGGCAAGAAGGAGATCGTTCCACATTAAAGGGAGTTATGCTTTCAACAAAATATGAAAAATTTGCAAAATGCATTCTTCCGGTGGACGGAGAAACCGCGAATTTTGACCGCAAACTTGGCGACTTGCTTGAAATCGTTCCTGTGGACAACCCGCTCACAGCACGTGTCGGTGACGATATCCGCGTAAAATTTCTGTTCAAGGGCAAAACAGTGGCACCGGAACATGTTTTCGCAACTTACAACGGTTTTACCGACGTTGAAAACGCCTATGCGTACACAACCGAACCATACGGTGACGGCATGGCAAAAATTCATATTTCCCATCCAGGCCTGTGGATGATCCGCGTACAGCACGTAATAAATGAAAAAAGTGATAACTATGAAAGTCACGCAATCCGTGCTACTCTAACATTCCCGGTTGCGAAGTAA
- a CDS encoding AbiV family abortive infection protein: MNKESENKVVLDDDQKKLLCSFVQGAVLTFQNADQLFHEADVLARNGAIARSYLLHQISMEECGKIEFILVYATHLLTTGEFNEKKFKKITTLHANKNKTNAYYLEVSDDERKAREKGELKEAAKIFDEKKENFHQESNRAKNAALYVDYNDGVFSSPVQCITPEMLAEIRQNNSKFMQMSEEKVLLLRRIRDDIEFYQYVFVNIENKFQEHMDTNPENPFDAMEVVLEEVAKIVKAS, translated from the coding sequence GTGAATAAAGAAAGCGAAAATAAAGTGGTTCTTGATGATGACCAAAAAAAACTGCTTTGTAGTTTTGTGCAGGGGGCAGTTTTAACTTTCCAAAATGCTGATCAGTTATTTCATGAGGCAGATGTACTTGCGAGGAATGGGGCTATAGCTAGGTCGTATTTGTTGCATCAAATTTCAATGGAGGAGTGTGGAAAGATAGAATTTATTTTAGTTTATGCAACGCATTTACTTACTACTGGAGAGTTCAATGAGAAAAAGTTTAAAAAAATTACTACACTTCACGCAAACAAAAATAAAACGAATGCCTATTACTTAGAAGTAAGTGATGATGAGAGGAAAGCACGAGAAAAAGGAGAGTTGAAAGAGGCTGCTAAGATATTTGATGAGAAAAAAGAGAACTTTCATCAGGAGTCCAACAGAGCCAAAAATGCTGCATTATATGTTGACTATAATGATGGTGTTTTTTCTTCTCCAGTTCAATGCATAACGCCTGAGATGCTTGCTGAAATTAGACAAAACAATTCTAAATTTATGCAAATGTCAGAGGAAAAAGTTTTACTGTTACGTCGAATTAGAGACGATATAGAATTTTATCAATATGTGTTCGTAAATATTGAAAATAAATTTCAAGAACATATGGATACAAATCCAGAGAATCCTTTTGATGCGATGGAAGTAGTCTTAGAAGAAGTCGCTAAAATTGTGAAGGCTAGCTAG
- a CDS encoding rubredoxin — protein MADLKDMYQCQVSNCGYVYDPDKGEPKTNTPPGTAFKDLPDDWKCPFCGSSKKTFRPLAGPGSVIEEGS, from the coding sequence ATGGCTGACTTAAAAGATATGTACCAGTGCCAGGTAAGCAACTGCGGATACGTATACGACCCTGACAAAGGAGAGCCAAAAACCAACACCCCTCCTGGGACAGCTTTCAAAGACCTTCCTGACGATTGGAAATGCCCTTTTTGCGGTTCTTCAAAAAAAACATTTAGGCCACTAGCAGGCCCTGGATCAGTAATTGAAGAGGGTAGCTAG
- a CDS encoding DUF6694 family lipoprotein: protein MNLKNIIAFFAATVLLIGLIGCTPTIDGSSEEAFDSSYEKVMKEVPEKDKLRVKAAFAKITAKKTLEAASEGIFSKKEIEKKIYAVMNGKTANDILKLAGQSEIKEEK from the coding sequence ATGAATCTAAAAAATATTATAGCATTTTTCGCTGCCACTGTTCTCCTGATTGGTTTAATCGGTTGCACTCCGACAATTGATGGTTCTTCTGAAGAAGCCTTTGATTCTTCTTATGAAAAAGTAATGAAAGAAGTGCCTGAAAAAGACAAGCTACGTGTTAAGGCTGCCTTTGCTAAGATCACAGCCAAAAAGACTCTTGAAGCAGCATCAGAAGGCATTTTCTCTAAGAAGGAAATTGAAAAGAAAATCTATGCAGTCATGAATGGCAAAACTGCAAACGATATTCTTAAGCTTGCAGGTCAGAGCGAAATTAAAGAGGAAAAATAA
- a CDS encoding RNA recognition motif domain-containing protein, giving the protein MTKNIYVGNLSWECTDQDLRTLFADFGDVTSARVIEDRETGRSRGFGFVEMEAAGAGQAIESLNGSDYQGRNLKVNEAQPRPSRPRY; this is encoded by the coding sequence TTGACTAAGAATATTTATGTTGGCAACCTCTCTTGGGAATGCACTGATCAGGATCTTCGTACCCTTTTTGCTGATTTCGGCGACGTTACTTCTGCTCGAGTAATCGAAGATCGTGAAACCGGTCGTTCCCGCGGCTTTGGCTTTGTAGAAATGGAAGCCGCAGGTGCCGGACAAGCTATTGAGTCTCTCAATGGTTCAGACTACCAGGGCCGTAACCTCAAGGTTAACGAAGCCCAGCCTCGTCCTTCTCGCCCTCGCTACTAA
- a CDS encoding GFA family protein translates to MQHTGSCLCGEVTFEVDGDFENFFLCHCERCRKDTGSAHAANLFSSTAQLRWLSGKENVKTFNFKSTGHIKSFCSVCGSALPNIQMDGTLLVIPAGCLDSDVPIKPEGHIYVANKANWDNELQNIPEFDHLPNEDNA, encoded by the coding sequence ATGCAACACACAGGATCATGTCTTTGTGGCGAAGTAACTTTTGAAGTCGATGGGGATTTTGAAAATTTCTTTCTCTGTCATTGTGAGCGTTGTCGCAAAGATACTGGCTCTGCTCATGCTGCAAATCTATTTTCTTCCACAGCCCAATTACGATGGCTATCAGGCAAGGAGAATGTAAAAACATTCAATTTTAAGTCAACTGGGCATATAAAAAGCTTTTGCTCTGTTTGCGGATCGGCGCTTCCAAATATTCAGATGGATGGAACATTATTAGTTATTCCTGCTGGATGTCTCGATAGTGATGTGCCCATTAAACCTGAAGGGCATATTTATGTTGCAAACAAGGCCAACTGGGACAATGAGTTGCAGAATATACCCGAGTTCGACCATCTTCCAAACGAGGACAACGCCTGA
- a CDS encoding purine nucleoside permease, whose translation MKRSIFCMVILVVMLCSVSSALAQEKIKIRVFIGAQFEIGNNTGDEAGEFQHWYERYFTAAQKIKVAGAEHALFVNKDGVAGSVLGVGKVRSSSSMTAILADPRFDFSKTYFIITGCAGTPPSVGTIAAVFWSDWLVDYDLGYRWAFGEVPAGAPLFAPREGDEEARLLKVNPALVARAYKLTKDTPLNDTENSKKYRLKYPEEAARRDPFVGIGSSVTADTFFHGPGLSREAQYICDLYKAGTYSTTEMEGMAVAYVIKKYGHADRVISLRTPVNFDQGIPSESILKDVDPVLEGSSGSFASGIHNVAKVGIRFVDHVIANWSDWSKGVPEK comes from the coding sequence GTGAAGCGGTCTATTTTCTGTATGGTAATTCTTGTTGTAATGCTTTGCAGCGTTAGTAGTGCGTTAGCTCAAGAGAAAATAAAAATTCGTGTTTTTATTGGTGCACAGTTTGAAATCGGTAACAATACCGGAGATGAGGCTGGTGAATTCCAGCACTGGTACGAACGTTACTTCACTGCCGCTCAAAAAATTAAAGTGGCCGGTGCCGAACACGCTTTGTTTGTTAACAAAGATGGGGTGGCGGGTTCTGTTCTTGGTGTGGGTAAGGTTCGCAGTTCTTCTTCTATGACTGCGATTTTGGCAGATCCGCGTTTTGATTTTTCCAAGACATACTTCATTATCACTGGCTGTGCGGGTACCCCTCCAAGCGTAGGCACTATTGCAGCCGTTTTTTGGTCTGACTGGCTTGTTGATTACGATCTTGGATACCGTTGGGCTTTTGGTGAAGTCCCTGCAGGTGCCCCCCTGTTTGCCCCCCGTGAAGGTGACGAAGAGGCTCGATTGTTGAAAGTTAATCCTGCACTTGTTGCCAGAGCGTATAAACTGACAAAAGATACACCGCTTAACGATACTGAAAATTCGAAAAAGTATCGTTTGAAATACCCAGAAGAGGCGGCCCGTCGTGATCCTTTTGTTGGAATAGGCTCCAGTGTGACCGCCGATACGTTTTTTCATGGCCCCGGACTTTCCAGAGAGGCTCAGTATATCTGCGATTTGTATAAGGCAGGGACTTACTCAACTACAGAAATGGAAGGCATGGCTGTGGCATACGTAATCAAAAAGTATGGGCATGCTGATCGCGTGATCAGCCTGCGTACTCCTGTTAATTTTGATCAGGGGATTCCGAGTGAAAGTATTTTGAAGGACGTTGATCCTGTTCTAGAAGGCTCTTCTGGCAGCTTTGCTAGTGGCATTCATAACGTTGCTAAAGTTGGTATTCGTTTTGTAGATCATGTCATCGCAAATTGGAGTGACTGGAGCAAAGGTGTTCCTGAAAAATAA
- a CDS encoding ArnT family glycosyltransferase, with the protein MIMKKRYWLYAVFLLVTMTVFFVRDPTIKNELKYLSIAKEALANNWFFAFWNHNEIYPDKPPLYIWLVMGIISFTKTYAMPLLGLFSSLPAIIGCEVMCALTKRDLTEEEQLLSCGMLLTTGFFFGAALVVRMDMLMTMFILLALYFFYEIAQGASSWQNRIGFYLSIFFAVFTKGPVGILFPALAVTGFVFRTKQFSIIKELRLRWCFTLLTLLFGLWFLGAYLQGGTEYLYALTVKQTLGRGINSFHHARPFYYYSRNIWYTMLPWSLCFLCSFFVFWKERPGETAVGTLLSSAIVLNFFAMSLFSGKLDIYLLPIYPLVPFYFLLISKRIPVQKIARNTLSPVAFVFVLGLPVAIISSMLGILPFSISTYNYIALVLAGISGGFGLHCLMRLNYHRGCWCIVVAMLFVSAGVITEIPKFNQDIGLRVVSDEVRKLKDDNSNVVSFNFAEIKNMQYYLDVPIRNYENKQQLEEALKDKDVIFLVRKKDLRRYPFLTEETKDFFQKWESGRFVLYKEKFVVMR; encoded by the coding sequence ATGATTATGAAAAAAAGATACTGGCTATATGCTGTTTTTCTTTTGGTCACCATGACAGTCTTCTTTGTTCGTGACCCCACCATTAAAAACGAGCTAAAATATTTAAGTATTGCCAAAGAAGCTCTCGCGAATAACTGGTTTTTTGCATTCTGGAATCATAATGAAATCTATCCAGATAAGCCGCCACTGTATATCTGGCTTGTGATGGGGATTATTTCATTTACTAAGACATACGCAATGCCTCTTCTGGGATTGTTTAGTTCTCTTCCGGCGATTATCGGCTGTGAGGTTATGTGCGCTCTTACGAAGAGAGATTTAACGGAGGAAGAACAGTTACTTTCTTGCGGGATGCTGCTAACAACAGGATTCTTTTTCGGGGCAGCATTGGTTGTTCGCATGGATATGCTTATGACAATGTTCATCCTTTTGGCGCTGTACTTTTTTTACGAGATAGCTCAGGGCGCAAGTTCATGGCAAAACCGGATCGGTTTCTACCTTTCAATATTTTTTGCCGTTTTTACCAAAGGGCCGGTTGGTATTCTGTTTCCTGCATTGGCTGTCACGGGATTTGTGTTCAGAACTAAGCAGTTTTCCATTATCAAAGAACTCCGTCTTCGCTGGTGTTTCACGCTGTTGACGTTACTTTTTGGACTTTGGTTTCTTGGAGCATACCTGCAGGGTGGAACAGAATATCTCTACGCTTTAACTGTTAAGCAGACCCTTGGACGTGGTATTAATTCTTTCCATCATGCGCGCCCTTTCTATTATTACAGCAGGAACATATGGTACACCATGTTGCCGTGGTCTCTATGCTTTCTGTGTTCATTTTTTGTGTTCTGGAAGGAACGCCCAGGTGAAACTGCAGTTGGTACACTACTGAGCAGTGCAATAGTTTTGAACTTTTTTGCAATGTCTCTTTTTAGTGGGAAATTAGATATTTACCTCCTTCCGATTTATCCGCTTGTTCCATTTTATTTCCTACTAATTTCTAAGAGAATTCCGGTACAGAAAATAGCACGAAACACACTCTCTCCAGTAGCTTTTGTTTTTGTTCTAGGACTGCCGGTGGCAATAATCAGCAGTATGTTAGGAATACTGCCTTTCAGCATTTCTACCTATAATTACATTGCGCTTGTCCTTGCCGGTATTTCTGGAGGATTTGGACTGCACTGCCTTATGCGGTTAAATTATCATAGAGGGTGTTGGTGCATCGTTGTTGCGATGTTGTTTGTAAGTGCTGGGGTTATTACTGAAATTCCTAAGTTTAATCAGGATATTGGCTTGCGCGTTGTTTCAGATGAAGTTAGAAAATTGAAGGATGATAACAGCAACGTTGTTAGTTTCAACTTCGCTGAAATAAAAAATATGCAGTATTATTTGGATGTTCCAATAAGGAATTACGAAAATAAACAGCAGCTGGAAGAAGCTCTCAAAGACAAAGATGTAATTTTTCTTGTGAGAAAGAAAGATTTAAGGCGCTACCCCTTCTTAACTGAAGAAACGAAAGATTTTTTTCAGAAGTGGGAGTCTGGACGTTTTGTTTTGTATAAAGAAAAGTTCGTTGTAATGAGGTGA